tttggtcctagacccatatagttatttatagtagggtccaaccggattttatcCTTATCCTAAGGTCCAAAGTTTtttaaatcaagaaaatgacTACTATACCCTACAACTAAACACGTGTGAAACAACATATttctcagtattccatatatgtactgctgatctataatctaaaaaaaaatgcatgTTAAAAACAAGTAATAAGTcaatgaaaaacaaaatcaaactcttttatttcagtattccatatacatataCTTGTggatcaaatattttttttttataaaactataaagaataacaaaaccaaagcagtatgtttcagtattccatatatgtactgctgattcataatctaaaaatcaactgcatgtcaaaaacAAGTAATGAATTTATAAAATTACAGTActgaaacacttttatttcagtattccgTATACGTATTTCTGGATTAtacaaaaaaatgataaaactatttaaaaaaaaaacaaacaaactagcaATAGACTTGTACCCCACACTCTCATTTCTCCTTTAATTTCCCATACAAACACCACCTGCAAAAAAAGGTTCAATATTTATTAGGCTATAACATTCGGAAATCGATTTCAGAGAATCCAAAACCAAATCAAAGCAGTATTTttcagtatgtcatatatgtactactgcattcataatctaaaaatcaactgcatgtcaaagAAAAGTCATGAATCTATGAAAAAGCAGAACTGAAACACTTttgtttcagtattccatatatgtacttccgaattaaaaaggagaagaagaagataaaactatAAAAATAGCAAAATCAAAGCAATAATTTTCAGTATACCATATACGTACTGCTAATTCATAACTAATAATCAATTTCCTGTCAAAAATAAGTAATGAATCTGTGAAAAACAGAATTGcacacttttatttcagtattccatatatgtacttctggatcaaacaaaaaaagtaataaaactataaaataaataaaaaaaatcaaatcaatattcttcgacatgccatatatgtactgcattaTTTTTCAGTATGCAATATGTGTACTTCTGAAACTCTtgtatttcagtattccatatacgtACTTCtggataaaacaaaaaaaaggcaACAAAACCGTAAAAATTAACGAAATTTTCAGTATGCCATCTATGTACTGCTTTATTtttcagtatgccatatatgtacttctgaaaaGTGAGAAAATCAAAAGCAATATTTTCCAGTATGACGTATATGTACTTCTGAAAAAAGCTTTTatctcagtattccatatatgtactcctggattaaacaacaaaagtaataaaattctataaaaaacaataacaaaccaaagcagtaatgaatgtatatatgaaaaatcagaatctgaacacttttatttcagtatttcatatatataCTTCCGGATCAGACATAAAAAAGTGATAATACTATAAAAAACTAACAAAATCAAAGCAGTATTTTTCAGTAtgacatatatgtactgctgattcataatctaaaaacaGTTGTATGTCAAAAACAACTAACGAATCTATGCAAAAACAGAAttgaaacacttttatttatatattttgtatatgtaattctgaatcaaataaaaaaactttGTAAAGCTAGGTTTTTGTCAGTACTGCAGATATGTACTGTCgattcatacacaaaaacaaactcaaacaaATCTAAAACCAACAAGATGAAACTGATATAATCAAATATACtgaagaaatgaacaaaaaacgtgattattcatctagatctgaaatattttcataaaaataaaataaacaatcaagcattcataaaACGATTAGATATTAAAAATCCTAAAAGAACAATCAAGCATCCATTATACGAAGATGAAAACGTCACGAACTCGATCAGATCTTCATGTTTCAgttgagaaacaaaaaaaaaatggagagaagATTACGTACGCATAATAAGAGAGAAGATTACCTGGAAACCACGAAAGATCTTCATAAAAAAATGAATTGGAGAGAAGATTTCGTAAAAATGAATTGGAGAGAAGATTTCGTAAGAGGCAGTAGCAGAGAAGATGAGAGGGAGAGAGAAAAACGGATTTGAGCatggaaagaaaaatgaaaaaacctAAATTATATTTGTGTTATAGTAGAAGGCTATTTCGGGAAATCTAAATATCTACTTAATAGGttccgcacgtgtacaggacctgggcttaaaaattgaatccatttttatgttttcttttaattatggacctccgtTATTGGACTTTAAtggatggacctgccactaaTTAGTATCACTATATTAGTACCTATAGTTAATTCCTACAATAGCAATTTCATCCATAACTGTTGGTGGTGGGTCCCCTTGGTTTGGTGACTCACTTGAGAAGCAGAGCAAGTGAAGAAGGGTGAAAAAACCTATGAAGAAGGCGGACATTTCGAAGACATAAACTCCAACTGTTCTCAGCAACCGAACTCATCTCTTCTTATATATCATTTCCTCCAACAAAATTTCATTTCTTGGTTGGTTCTCCTCAGATCTCTTTCCCTCCTTCTCCCCAATTGCTTCTTGATCTCTCTCTTCAATGGAGTCTGCTGCTGTTATCCGCTCTTTTCACTGTAAGTTTCGCTCTCTATTCCCATTCTCTTATACGAAATGCGACATCATTGGTTTTGTGTTTGAAGCTAATGGCGGATAATTCGAGGTTGTATTAGCTAAAAATTCATGTAACTTCATCTTTTTTGCTTAGATTCTAACATTAGATCGAGTCATTCATTGATAACTACATTCATTGTTGCTTAATTTATCAAGCGATCTGGTTTAGATTTTGAATTGAATCAGATCCTAGGTTGAGATTGAAGTATGTTACATCATTTATGCTGGATTAGAACCTTAGTAAGAATCTAGACTGTTCATAATAATAAAGAATGAAATGTGAAGCCAGGATGAAAACAAAATCGGAACACTAAATGGGTTTTCTGGTATAAAAAGTATTTTGGAAAAATTTAAAGCATCTGGGTTTATTTTCTGATCTAGGCGCCCTTTAGTATTACTTGGTTTCGTATTAAGGAAATGAGTAATTTATGTTCTCATATGCTTTGGCTAATTATTCTGGTACTGTAGGTACATTACCAAATGTAAGCTCTTTAACTGAGAAGCCTGCTTCGATTCCAATGATTAAAGCTACTTTAAATAGCTCGTCATTTGGTGGGAGGCTTAAGTTGTCTTCAAAGACTAGAAAAGGAATGTTCCTCAAATGTGCGAAGGCCTCAGAATCTACATTGGAGGCAGTGTCCGATGGTGAGTGTCTAGCTTACAGTATTAATATGTAACTTTTTGTATTATCATCTATTTTGCACCAACGTTCAGGAAACCTCTGTTTCGGGTGGTAGATGCTTAGGTGATTCAAAAAGTGACGAGTTTCAGATTCTCAAAGGCAATTTTAGCATCTAGGCTGGGTAAACCTTAGAATGTTGCTAGGATTGTATCATTCTATTCATGAAGTTGGCCGTATATAATTAAAGATGCCATCAATGGTGTTAGTAATTCGCTTAAAGAAGAGTGCATTGGTGGCATCATTATGGTGTCAGAATGACTGTGCACTTGGTTACTTTAGAATGTTTAATATAATAATATGTAATAAATGGTAATCATGGTAAGGTTTTCATATTCTTCAGCATCAGTCACAGAGTGGTGTAGAATAATTGGTTTTCCTTTTGAAACATATACTGTTTTCTGAAAGTGACCACAATAATTGTGAAAACATTACCTTTTCACTTATAAAGAGTTTTCAGATATTATAATCTTGCAAATTATTCTAAGTaaatagaaatccttgctgcgCATTTTAATTGGACTTCACGTACTAAGACATTGGTGATCATGCAGTCTCCGCAGACAGTGTTCCATCAGAACAATCAGAGAAGAAAGCTCCGAGTGCAACTTTCCCCAGTGGGTTTGAGGTGAGTTTATTGCACTGATTCTAATGAACCTAACGCATTCCATATTCAAATCTTCTCTGAGATTGTATGCCCCCTTTCAATAGACCATTACTATAGAGGATTCAAATCCAGTTTAAAGGTCCTCGCAGCTTAGATATGGATTTTATTAGCCCACTTAAATGCTCTTTCATTTGCCTAACTCGTTGAACCCATATCTTAGAATGCCTCGTCCAACTACTTTTCGAGAAAGAATTTTAAACAAGTTTATGCTTTGGAGAAGGAATTCTAAACAAGATAGCGTTTCTTAGATGAATTAAGGATTTCCAGTTTGATTGATTGAGCCTTTATTTGATTTATTAAGCCATAAATTTGTTAGATTGCATATTAAAATCATTCACGATTTTGCTTTTCACTTTTGACTGAACCTGTTGTACAGTTTAGACATATATCACCGAGATACTTGCTATTACTATTGTCTATATTTCACCAAGAGTGATTTGTCTTTTGTTGTTGAGTTGTGTTTGGTCTGTAACTTCTTTGTCGCATGACACGATGCGACCGTTTCTTGTCTTTGGCTGCCACCACCGATCCTATGTCCCATCCAACCGACCGGTCAAATGCATTGAGTCACATCACAACCCTCTTTTCTTATTTATTCAAAAGCCATCTTGCCCGCTATCTCTTCCTGTCCTTGTGAGTGAAGGCGgaggcaatttttttttttttggtactgaATCCCGAAATCAGCCCATTATCTCTCCGACACTCATTGTTGTCGGTTTTGTACCACATTatttaatcaaagtttatatgatCCCACATGATTTTTTTCATCTTATTGTTATATATGAAATAACCTGGCATGATGTGTTTCCATTTCAGGCATTGGTCCTTGAAGTCTGTGATGAGACAGATATTGCGGAGCTGAATCtgaaagtaagtttgtgtttcatttgttcaattgcttggaATTGTGCTAGTACTCATGTGATGGAAGTAAATCTGTAATAAGATTAGGACACCCCATCTATACTGGAGTTCCAGTAGCAGATTTATGACCTAATGTCGGGGATTTTGCAATTAGCACTAATCTACCCATATGCTTGTTTTTTGTCTCTGAACATCTGTATTCACTTTGAGTGCCATTTTCCATTTCATTGATTTATAACAAGACTTGTTTATAATTATCAACAGGTGGGAGGTTTCGAAATGAAACTTAGACGGAACATTGGAGCCACAAAAAATCAACCTTTAGTTTCAACTCTAACACCACCACCTGTTCCAAGTGAACCAATGGTTGATTCAGCTCCTGCAGCGGCACCAGCAGTTACATCGACCCCCTCTAAAGAGACCACTACTCCATTTAAAAATGTCTCCTTTGCTAAGTCATCGAAGCTTACCGCTCTAGAAGCTTCTGGAGCAAATGGATATGTTCTAGTGTCATCTCCAACGGTATGAGTTGCCAATATCTCAGTTCTAGGATTTCCTTTTTCCATATGTTAGTATCCTGAACTTGTTTTAACCTTCTAAGCCTTTAATATTTCATTTACGCTTAGGTTGGTTCATTCCGAAGAGGGAGAACGCTGAAAGGAAAGAAGCAACCTCCTATCTGTAAAGAGGTGATAACAGAACCCATCACCTGCAtcatatagttttttttttttctaatttttttctaCTTCTAGAATTAGCAAGTTGCCCAGTGCTTGTCCAGATCAGGGATGGGCCTAGCAAGAGGCTAACCTAGGCTATAGCCCGTCCCTGTTTTTGGCCTAATATCCTTTTACAACAGGAATTTTCCGAAAATTTATTTTTAGCTCATCTTAAGAGATAATTAAAACTTAAACCTTacttaaagcaaaaaaaaaaaaaaaaaaacgatttcttGTCAACACAATGGTCTTCTTCCATAAGCTATAAACTTCATACTATAATCACATTTTGCTGttaattttaattgttttatTCTTTATTTAGCATATTATTGGTGAATTAGAATTAGCCATTAACTATGCATTTTGATCCAAAAAAATTTGTCGCGGGCTTCAGCCGCCTTGCAAATCATTAGCATTCCAGGCTCCAGCCTTACCCAAGGAAAAATCCTAGGTCCGCCCCTGGTCCAGATTTTGTTATGAAAGATATAGGACCCTTTACTAAATCTGTGCAGGACTCACCCTTCCGTTTGTACATTTTAAATGATACCACAAAAAGTGTGTCTTTCTCTCTTCAAATTCTGCCTATTTTTGGGCAAAAATGAAAAACTGAGAGACCCATTTTTTGTGGGACAGAGGTAGTATGTATTTGGTGTAAAGTGATCCTAAACATCCCCACGTACCTTTATGTCAATTTTTTTGTGCGAGTCCTACATCTTTGATCCTAAATCAGTTGCTTGTTGAACCCCATGATACTTACTTTTAATGACACTCTTCATGGTAACTATTACTTTGTTTGATGGTGAAAGGGGAATCTGGAATTTGAGATTAGTTACAAAATGTAGTGACACACTAATATGTATTCACTAGCCACTAAGTGATTCTCCAAGTCCAAGTAATTTTTTCACCTTTTGGTGGGTGATGAGAGCACACATCTTCTGGCAGTGGGTTGCAATATGAATCTTGATTGCGTATCCCGCTTATATCTGCTGCTTGGATTCTGTGTTTTTGCTCACTCCCTTTCAAGCAGTTGAGACAAAAGCAGATTTGTGGTTCTCCTACTTCCATCTGTGTCACTTCAACTACTTCTAATCAACAATTTCCACCCACAGTTATTTGATAACTGTGTTCATGCATACAAGTGAAGAAATTGTCTAACTTTGCAATTTTATATAAACAGGGAGATGTGATTAAAGAAGGTCAAGTAATAGGCTTTTTGGATCAGTTTGGCTCTGAACTCCCGGTGAAGGTGAGACCTTAAATTTCTTGTCCTGAGAAGTGGTTACCGAACTTGAGAtatataaaattctaaaaaccaTTATTTCTTGTCTTCTTACAGTCGGATGTGGCAGGGGAGATCTTAAAACTTCTTTATAACGATGGCGGTAAGATATCCTTTTCTTTTCAACCCGTGCATAAATATAACTATATAAGTAGAAGTATTAATTGAATTCGTATATATCCTTTTGAGTGATAGTTCTAATACTGAGAAAAAGAACTTGAGTTAACACAGTTTGAGAAGTGAGAGTATTTGATCTTTGTATCCGTCCTTCAGATTTAACAATTATCCAACGGATTGCACAAATTTGACATTACAACGGGCTTCATTAATTCGTTGCTCTTATATAAATCTAATTCAGCTTCTTAAAAAGAAGAAATTGCTAGCTTACTAGTTTCTCTTCATTCTGAATCTCTGCAGAAGCTGTTGGATACGGAGACCCTCTTATTGCAGTGCTTCCATCATTCCATGGTATTAAGTGATTTTTTGTCGTCATTGCCTCCCTGCATCACATTAGTTATAACTGGATTACTGGAGGGCTTCAAGGTTTGGATGTCCACAGTGTTCTAAATTTCTGTTCTCCCCCCTACTTTTTAGGTGTTGAACTGGTAGTGTCAATCTTTATTAGTTCTTTTTAGTGTGAGTGAAAACTGCGGGAATGTTCTAGATGGTATTGCAATTATCTGTTGTAAGAGAGGTCTTTATGAATCTAAACAGAGTCATTTATGAGATTGTATTATTAGCTTGGAAATTATTGCCAAATGAGTCAGCTCATAATATATCACATCGCAGAACTTTGCTATGCGCACACAACAAAAGGTCAGGGTTGATAGTCAATACTGCTGTACTGAATTCTGTCAGACATGGTCTAAATGGGACTAGGCCAAGTTAGTCCGATAGATAGTCGATACATAGCGATCCCAGTAATACCCGTTTAAGGGGAGCACTGTTTCCAGTAAAACTATGGGGGGGTGGGGGGTTCTCTGAGTTGGATGAAGTGAAGTATCAACTAGGTAGAATTATAGAAGTCAGAAGTAACAAGTTTATTCTTTGAATCATTGTGTGATGGATTTCTCTCCTTGTATCTCAGAATATCCATTCCATGTTAAAAAGTTGAACATGTGTAAAATGTTGTTGAACTTTGAGTAAACTGTTGGGAGTTTAGTCACTCGTCAAAGGGTCAACAAATGAACAGTCATTTAGGTTGGACCCGGAAAGGCCTCCATTACACAGTCATATAGTATAGGGCCACCTAGTTCCCAGTTTGATGAATTGGTCCCTAAAACGTTTCTTCAGCAAGAACACtgtgaacaaaataaaaaacaagacaTGTTCAAAGTTGAAACCCTAGCAAGACATGTAATGTGAAGAACCCTGATCTCATTATCTGTCAAGGAAAGTACTTGTATACATTGATCTAAAGAAGATGAAAAGATAAAGTAAAAGaacaaggattttgaaaacttcaAAAGATATTTGCATCCATGAGAAAAAAAGATTCTGCAAAAACTCTGTATTCACTTtcgctttttctttttgttttgctcTATATTTTCTTCTAAAGTGCGTGTATCTTAAAAGACACTCGTCAGTTTCAGCAGAGCAGACTACTCTCCCAACTGTTTTCAAACTGCGTTATGTAAATTATGTAATGCCTGCTGAGCCTGAGAGACTCGCACAGTTTTTAGACCATAATCATCGTTATAAATTTACATGTTGCTGCGGCCATTGGAATGGGCATTTGGCACATGCTCCCACCCCTAATACACTTTCTTTGAGTGTTTAAGGCAAATGGGAAAAAGCTAGCGAGGCTTTATATGATTTAAGGAGCCACATTATGATAATCAAAACCACATTTTTCTCTTGATAAGATTAATTAACTACTTTATCAAAATTCGATGCAGAATTCAAGTGGTTTTCCCTCCGAAAATGGGACCATGGGATGGGAGTACACAAATCTTTCTTTATCTATCTTTCTGTAAAGCTGATTTTTAACTAATtcatattcaaaattcaaatttattACTACTACTTTCATAATTGTAATTAGCTGGTAGACCGGCAGCACAATACTATTTCTTCCTTGACTACTTCAACTTTTCAAGTATGGTAGAAAACCAATTGTTTTAAAAAAGTAACTGACATCATTTTTGTCCTCGTTAAAGTGTAGTAGGGTGTAGTTTAACAGGGTTAAAACATGTAGCAATGTAAAATACTCGTAGCAGGTAACTATCAGCACCTCGATTTGCACAAACGGCGTGTTTAGCAAAAAGTGGCCCCCGCAGTGCGAGAGAGCTTCATCACGCTTGGTGCTGCTTCTATGATGAGAGTGCATGCATTTTTATGCACCATGCTCCAACCTTAAACAAAGAGCTCATCATGGTACAGCCAAATTCATCCCAAGACACACCGGTGGATACGGCCACGTACCTGGCCACTTTCTTACCTCGTAGGCCCAGTTTCGACAGTGAAGTGGTGGTAGTCGTGCTGCTCGTTTCCTATAACGGTGATAAATATGTCACTCAAGAATTCAAAGTTACTTTGAATGAGTCTTTTAATATTTTTGTGATATGAATTTCTGTGAATCAAAGCGATTCATTCCACGTCTCCACTTACCGTACTTATCTCCCTCGTTTTTAACCAAGAGATAGATGTACCGTACTTGAATGGTCCATGGAACATAGTATCATTTTTATATTTACTCTTATTTTACTTACTTAAGCCTACCCTCAGAGCCTCTCTGCTCTGTTCTCACTCTACCATTCCCATCAGTCATCAGAAGAAGTCTACtgtttcttcttttctctgtCTTCTTGAAAGACATTTCCTTATCTCTCTTTTTCAACTGTTCTGAAACTTCTTCAGAAGATATTGAAAACAGAGCTTCTTCTGTTTTGTTCTGTTTAACAATGGAAGCTATATCTCATCTTTCAGTCCAGAAACAAAAACTAGAAACAACTACTGATTCTTCACCAAAACCCACCAAGAAAAGCTTTGTTTCAACATTAATGGAGGTTGCTACGCTCCGTTCTCCATCGTTCAAAGAAGACACTTATCTTCTTTCAAATCTCAAGAACATTGAGAAGAAAGCATTGCAAGAGCTTAAAGATAAATTATCTGTTTCTCATTCATCTGAATCAATGTGGGGGATTCATCTTCTGGGTGGTGATGAAAGAGCTGATGTGATTTTGCTGAAGTTTTTGAGAGCTAGAGATTTCAAAGTATCTGATTCGTTTTCAATGTTGCAGAAATGTTTAGCTTGGAGAAAAGAATTTGGTACTGAGAATATCAATGATGAGGATTTAGGGTTTAAAGAACTTGAAGAAGTTGTAGCTTATATGCATGGGTATGATAGAGACGGACATCCTGTTTGTTATAATGCTTATGGTGTTTTCAAAGATAAAGAAATGTATGAGAGGATTTTTGGTGATGAAGAAAAACTTAAAATGTTTCTGAAATGGAGAGTTCAGGTTTTAGAGAAAGGtattaatcttcttcattttaaacctggtggtgtTAATTCTATCATTCAAGTTACTGATCTTAAAGATATGCCTAAGAGAGAGCTTAGAGTTGCTTCAAATCAGATTCTCTCTTTGTTTCAAGATAATTACCCTGAAATGGTTGCTAGAAAGGTACTCTTTCTCACTAGATCTCTTCTgtaagttttcaattgattttaaGGAGAACCCATTATTCTTGTGTTGCTAAAttttgtaatggtggtggtgaatgaTGCAGGTATTTATCAATGTTCCATGGTACTTCAGTATGTTATATTCAATGTTTAGTCCTTTTCTCACACAAAGGACTAAAAGCAAGTTTGTAATTGCTAGAGAAAACAATGTTGCTGAAACCCTTTACAAGTAAGTTTTCTTCATCTGAATCTGTAGAAAGAAATCTATAGTTTTTGTCTTTGTTATAATTCTCCAAATCTTTGTTCTTTGGGTTCTAGAGTTTTTATCTGAAACATTTTCTGTTATTCTCCTGTTTTTAGTATATTTTATTTGAAGATCTGAAAAAATATTAATCTGTCTTTTACTTATTTATTGTATACACACTACTCTGTCATTGTTGCTTAATTCATTAATGGGTTTCATGGGTGATGTCCAGATTTCTTCTTTTGATAAGAAATTTGTTTAATTTAAAGCGAAATCTGAAAAagggtttttgtttttgatcaGGTTTATCAGGCCTGAAAATGTGCCAGTTCAGTATGGGGGACTGAGTCGACCAGGTGATTCACAAAACGGTCCACCTAAACCAGCTTCTGAATTCACCATCAAAGGTGGAGAGAAAGTGAACTTAGAGATTGATGGCATTGAGGTATACTTAGATTTCAACTatgtcttgattttttttttgtcattggATCATCCAACTAGTTTTCAAGTTTTTGATTCttaacatctttttttttttttgaacttaccAAGTATGAATGATCTAGTTGAATGTTAATTCGAAACCCattttcatttgatgaattgatgGTATTTAGGCTGGTGCAACCATAACTTGGGATTTAGTGGTGGGAGGTTGGGATTTAGAGTACAGTGCTGAATTTGTACCAAGTGTTGAAGGAAGCTACACAATTGCAATCCAGAAGCCAAAATGGATAGCAGCATCCGAAGAACCAATTCACAATACATTCACTTCGAGAGAACATGGTAAGATGGTTCTCTCAGTTGATAACACCATTTCTCGGAAAAGAAAGGTTGCTGCTTACCGATACTATGTTCGCAAACCCACTTGTTTAGCTTAAGTGATAATAGCTTTGGTCTTGTTGAGTGGGCAGTACTGAAGGAAAATCGTCTAATAACTATTGATTTTGGTTGGTGATAATATATATGGTATGGTATGTAAAGGTGTTGTTAACTAGTACTACTTAAGTATTTAGTAATGAGATATGAGAATTGTAGGTTAACTTTGATATCGATTCAGTACTTTGTTTAAGCAGTCAAGAAGATGGTGAatgttctgattttgttatttgttcTTGTTGATCTGGTTTGGTGTATGGTTTGATAACTTGATGATATAGTATTTACTTTTAATTCAATGTAATTTGCTTGAGTTATAGTATTTGGATGAAATGAATTCATCTTTGTTAGtgtttgaattttgaagaaaaagagaagagaatCTTGATCAAAGAGGGGAGATGTTGATTGGTATAAAAATGAGTGAATGTATGATTGGGTTGGGGTTCtagtttttgaattttgaagttaAAAGTTGGTTTCTTTTTCAAATTTCAAAGTCACGGGTGATATTGGGGAAGTGGAAGCAGCTTTACTTTGGAGCGGTTGGTATTGTTTTTGATGTTCCTTTGTTGCTTCTCGTGTCTTTTCTTTCTTATTGCTCTGAATATTCCGTTAGTTATTCGAgtacaaaaaagaagaaatccaAAAAGAAAGACGGGTTTCCTGGATTTCCTGAAATTTCATTTTGTCGAATATTTTAAGCAAGGGTATTATTAGGAAGCTGCTAGTGACTAATGCCATTGCCAGGGCAGTATGCTAAGGTTGCTTTTGGGTGCGAAAAGAGCGATGGTTTGAAAAGCCTTGGACAAGTTCATCCGGTAGTGGGGAATCAAGGAAAAACCAGAACTAGAAGTGTAGTGCGTCATCCCTTCCCTTGCATACTTACAGGCGTAGTAAATCTTGGCCACGTCCGTCTCCCAATTAGTGCATACTTGGTAGTTGGGTCTTTCTGCACGTACTATATTGGGGGCTAGTTTGTGGAGATATGTCCTGTTATTGAGGCGTCAGGTGATGTTTTTGAAGTGTTTAGTTGTGTCCAAGTCCAGGTAAATAAGCTACAAGAGAAAGGGTAGTTAAACTATAGCATCTACTCCACCTCATGTCGAGGTAACTAACGGGGTAGTTACTATTTTGTGAAGTTGGAAAATATAGTCAGGTCTTCTATTATAAAATAAATACTATTAACCTTTTAAGGTTCAGTGTTGTTTTCTTCCCTCTCCGGTCTCCTCTGGGCTCTATCCCTCCCTCCCTGCGTCAAGCTCAAATGATTTGTATTTGCGTGAGATAACTGTAAAAACCGGCCGTTAGAACAACCCTACAGCCATTAAGAGCTGCCAACAATGCGGGGCTCACAGGTGAATATGTGCAACATCATTTTTCCCGAAGAGAAACACGGAATGTGCAGGCAGGGTGGGATTAAAGTTTTGTACGTGTCTACTTCCTGCAGTACTCTAGGAATCAATAGCCCTTTTTGTTTCTGCTTGCCCCGGCAAAATAATCAGGTTTAGTACAATTATGCCGGTATTTAGTGGAGTAGTACCCAGATACGTCCGCATGACTTTACTCTGACCAAAAGCTAATAGCACTAGCAGCACTATGTTTCCTTATGGCTTGAATCAATGCATTAGATTTTGAGTTCTCTCTTGTTCCTGTCCTCTTTTGAAGTCTTAGTCTTACTCTAAATACGTATTCATGGCATTCAATTGAACACCAACAAAACTTTATAATACTTGATCAGTTTTTTCATTTCAGAGAATTCTTATGGACTAGTACCATCTGGCATCCATTTACTACTACGCATCTTATAGTACCATGTTTCCTCTCTCGTGATAA
This portion of the Papaver somniferum cultivar HN1 chromosome 11, ASM357369v1, whole genome shotgun sequence genome encodes:
- the LOC113320262 gene encoding uncharacterized protein LOC113320262 isoform X2 — protein: MESAAVIRSFHCTLPNVSSLTEKPASIPMIKATLNSSSFGGRLKLSSKTRKGMFLKCAKASESTLEAVSDVSADSVPSEQSEKKAPSATFPSGFEALVLEVCDETDIAELNLKVGGFEMKLRRNIGATKNQPLVSTLTPPPVPSEPMVDSAPAAAPAVTSTPSKETTTPFKNVSFAKSSKLTALEASGANGYVLVSSPTVGSFRRGRTLKGKKQPPICKEGDVIKEGQVIGFLDQFGSELPVKSDVAGEILKLLYNDGEAVGYGDPLIAVLPSFHGIK
- the LOC113320129 gene encoding patellin-6-like; this encodes MEAISHLSVQKQKLETTTDSSPKPTKKSFVSTLMEVATLRSPSFKEDTYLLSNLKNIEKKALQELKDKLSVSHSSESMWGIHLLGGDERADVILLKFLRARDFKVSDSFSMLQKCLAWRKEFGTENINDEDLGFKELEEVVAYMHGYDRDGHPVCYNAYGVFKDKEMYERIFGDEEKLKMFLKWRVQVLEKGINLLHFKPGGVNSIIQVTDLKDMPKRELRVASNQILSLFQDNYPEMVARKVFINVPWYFSMLYSMFSPFLTQRTKSKFVIARENNVAETLYKFIRPENVPVQYGGLSRPGDSQNGPPKPASEFTIKGGEKVNLEIDGIEAGATITWDLVVGGWDLEYSAEFVPSVEGSYTIAIQKPKWIAASEEPIHNTFTSREHGKMVLSVDNTISRKRKVAAYRYYVRKPTCLA
- the LOC113320262 gene encoding uncharacterized protein LOC113320262 isoform X1, with protein sequence MESAAVIRSFHCTVGTLPNVSSLTEKPASIPMIKATLNSSSFGGRLKLSSKTRKGMFLKCAKASESTLEAVSDVSADSVPSEQSEKKAPSATFPSGFEALVLEVCDETDIAELNLKVGGFEMKLRRNIGATKNQPLVSTLTPPPVPSEPMVDSAPAAAPAVTSTPSKETTTPFKNVSFAKSSKLTALEASGANGYVLVSSPTVGSFRRGRTLKGKKQPPICKEGDVIKEGQVIGFLDQFGSELPVKSDVAGEILKLLYNDGEAVGYGDPLIAVLPSFHGIK